TGCCATTCTTAGAAGATGGAACACCAGTAGATATCGTATTGAATCCACTTGGGGTACCTTCACGTATGAACATTGGTCAGATTTATGAGACTGTTCTTGGATGGGCGGGTATGAACTTGGGTAGAAAATTTGCTACTCCAATTTTCGACGGTGCTTCTCTTGACGAGATCAATGCTTTGACTGATGAAGCTAACGTACCACGTTTCGGACATACCTATCTTTATGATGGTGGAACTGGAGAGCGTTTTGCACAAAAAGCAACTGTGGGTGTAATTTACATGCTTAAATTAGGACACATGGTTGATGATAAGATGCACGCACGTTCTATCGGACCATACTCATTGATTACGCAACAACCACTTGGAGGTAAGGCTCAATTTGGAGGTCAGCGTTTTGGAGAGATGGAGGTTTGGGCACTTGAGGCTTATGGAGCTTCTAGTACTTTACGTGAAATCTTAACTGTTAAGTCTGATGACGTTATTGGTAGAGCTAAAACTTACGAAGCTATCGTTAAGGGAGAAACTATGCCAGAACCAGGTTTACCAGAATCATTCAATGTATTAATGCACGAATTGAAAGGTCTAGGATTAGATCTTCGTTTGGAAGAATAATGTTTTAGTATTCAGTGTTCAGGATTTAGTAATCAGTGATAAACTGAACACTAAATTCTGAATGCTGAACACTTTTTTATAAAAGTTTTTAAAGATTTATACCCGTAACCCGTTCCGATTTTTTATAACAATGCAAGGCATTTTATAACTAGCGCTTCAAATAAGAATTTGAGGTTTAGAGAAGTAACCCGAGGTAGTAGCTGAATGATTAACTCTTAAATTTTTAAGAGTAGATTATAAATCTAAATTCAATTTTTTAATTGCAAATAAATCAATAGTAAAAACTATGATGAATAACAGAAACAATAAAGATAAGAATCCAGTAAAAAGATTTAACAAAATTTCTATTGGATTGGCTTCACCAGAATCTATCTTGAAAGAATCAAGAGGAGAGGTTTTAAAGCCGGAAACTATTAACTATAGAACGCACAAACCAGAGCGTGACGGACTTTTCTGCGAAAGAATCTTCGGACCAGTAAAAGATTTCGAATGTGCTTGTGGTAAGTATAAAAGAATTCGTTACAAAGGTATCATCTGTGACCGTTGTGGTGTTGAAGTTACTGAGAAAAAAGTACGTCGTGACAGAGTAGGACACATCAACCTTGTTGTGCCAATTGCTCACATCTGGTACTTCCGTTCTCTTCCAAACAAAATTGGTTATATCCTTGGTCTTCCATCTAAGAAATTAGATATGATCATTTACTACGAAAGATACGTAGTAATCCAAGCTGGTATTGCTAAAAATGCAGATGGAGAATCTTTACAAAGACTTGATTTCTTAACTGAAGAAGAATATTTGAATATTTTAGATACTCTTCCACAAGAAAACCAATATTTAGATGATTTAGATCCTAATAAATTTGTTGCCAAAATGGGAGCAGAGTGTATTATGGATTTATTAGCTCGTATCGACTTAGATGCTTTATCTTATGAATTAAGACACAGCGCTAACAACGAGACTTCAAAACAAAGAAAAACTGAAGCTTTAAAAAGATTACAAGTTGTTGAATCTTTCCGTGAGTCTAACGAAAACCGCGAAAACCGTCCAGAATGGATGATTATGAAAGTGGTTCCAGTTATTCCACCAGAATTACGTCCACTTGTGCCACTTGATGGAGGTCGTTTTGCAACTTCAGATTTGAACGATTTATATCGTCGTGTAATCATCCGTAACAACCGTTTGAAAAGATTAATGGAGATTAAAGCTCCAGAAGTTATCTTAAGAAACGAGAAACGTATGTTACAAGAATCTGTAGATTCATTATTTGATAATACACGTAAAGCTTCTGCTGTTAAAACAGAATCTAACAGACCATTAAAATCATTATCTGACTCATTAAAAGGTAAGCAAGGACGTTTCCGTCAAAACTTACTTGGTAAACGTGTGGATTATTCTGCTCGTTCGGTAATTGTTGTTGGTCCAGAGTTAAAATTATATGAGTGCGGATTGCCAAAAGATATGGCTTCTGAATTATACAAACCTTTCGTTATCCGTAAATTGATCGAAAGAGGTATTGTTAAAACAGTAAAATCTGCTAAGAAAATCATTGACAAAAAAGAGCCGGTAGTTTGGGATATCTTAGAAAACGTAATTAAAGGACACCCAGTATTGCTGAACCGTGCTCCTACTTTGCACAGACTTGGTATTCAGGCTTTCCAGCCAAAATTAATTGAAGGAAAAGCGATCCAGTTACACCCATTAGTATGTACGGCATTCAACGCCGATTTCGATGGTGACCAGATGGCGGTTCACTTACCATTAGGACCAGAGGCTATTTTAGAGGCACAGTTATTAATGTTGGCTTCTCACAATATCTTGAACCCTGCAAATGGTGCTCCAATTACTGTACCTTCTCAGGACATGGTCTTGGGTCTATACTATATGACCAAAGAACGTATCTCAACAGAAGATCACAAAATTATCGGTCAGGATTTGACTTTCTATTCTGCTGAAGAAGTAAATATTGCATTAAACGAAGGAAGATTAGAATTGAATGCTCGTGTAAAAATTAGAGCAAAAGATTTTAATGATGCTGGAGAATTGGTGTACAAAATTATTCAAACAACTGCAGGACGTGTATTATTTAACGAAGTAGTACCTGAAGCAGCTGGATATATCAACGACGTATTGACTAAGAAAAACCTTAGAGATATTATCGGACACATTTTAAGTGTGACTGATGTACCTACAACGGCTGCTTTCTTGGATAATATGAAAGATATGGGTTATAAATTCGCATTTAGAGGAGGTTTATCATTCTCTTTAGGTGATATTAGAATCCCAGAACAAAAAACTAAGTTAATTGCAGATGCTAGAGAGCAAGTTGAAGGTATCTCAACTAACTATAACATGGGTCTTATTACCAATAACGAGCGTTACAACCAAGTTATTGACGTATGGACTTCAGCAAATGCTCAGTTAACAGAATTAGCAATGAAAAATATTAGAGAAGACCAACAAGGTTTCAACTCTGTATATATGATGCTTGACTCTGGGGCGAGGGGTTCTAAGGAACAGATTCGTCAGTTAACTGGTATGCGTGGTTTGATGGCTAAGCCAAAAAAATCTACTGCTGGTGGTGGTGAGATTATTGAAAACCCGATTCTTTCTAACTTTAAGGAAGGTCTTTCGATCCTTGAGTATTTCATTTCTACTCACGGTGCTCGTAAAGGTCTTGCGGATACGGCTCTTAAAACAGCCGATGCTGGTTACTTGACAAGAAGGCTTCATGACGTTTCTCAAGATGTTATTGTTAACATCGAAGATTGTGGAACTTTAAGAGGTGTTGAAGTTGCTGCATTGAAGAAAAATGAGGAAATCGTTGAATCTTTAGGAGAGAGAATTCTTGGACGTGTTGCATTACAAGACGTTATTAATCCTCTTACTAATGAAGTAATGGTTCAATCTGGTCAACAAATTACAGAAGCAATTATGAGAACTATCGAAGCTTCTCCAATTGAAAAAGTAGAGGTTAGATCTCCATTAACTTGTGAAGCTTTAAAAGGTATTTGTGCTAAATGTTACGGTAGAAACTTAGCTACTGGTAAGATGACACAAAGAGGAGAAGCTGTCGGAGTTATTGCAGCTCAGTCTATTGGAGAGCCAGGTACACAGTTAACACTTCGTACGTTCCACGTTGGAGGGGTTGCTGGAGGTATTTCTGAAGAGTCTAGTATTGTTACAAGATTCGCTGGTAGACTTGAAATTGAAGATTTAAAAACAGTTAAAGGAGAAGACGGAGAAGGTAACTCTGTTGATATCGTAGTTTCACGTTCAACAGAATTAAAATTAGTTGACGAAAAAACTGGAATTGTTTTAAATACACATAACATTCCTTACGGTTCTAGTATCTTCGTTGGAGATGGTGAAACTGTAGCTAAAGGAACTGTAATCTGTAAATGGGATCCATATAACGGTGTAATTGTTTCTGAGTTTACTGGTAAGATTGCTTACGAAGATTTAGAGCAAGGACAATCGTTCATGGTGGAGATCGATGAGCAGACTGGTTTCCAAGAAAAAGTAATTTCTGAAGCTAGAAACAAAAAATTAATCCCAACTTTATTGGTTTATGGTAAAGAAGGTGAATTGATTCGTTCTTACAACTTGCCAGTAGGTGCACACTTAATGGTTGAAAACGGTGAGAAAATTAAAGCAGGTAAAGTATTAGTGAAAATCCCACGTCGTTCTTCTAAAGCAGGCGATATCACGGGAGGTTTACCAAGAATTACTGAGCTTCTTGAGGCTCGTAACCCTTCAAACCCGGCAGTTGTATCTGAAATTGATGGTGTTGTATCTTTCGGAAAAATCAAAAGAGGTAACCGTGAGATCGTTATCGAGTCTAAATTTGGTGAGATTAAAAAGTATTTAGTTAAACTTTCAAGCCAAATATTAGTACAAGAAAATGACTTCGTAAGAGCGGGAGTTCCATTGTCTGATGGTGCAATTACTCCAGATGATATCTTAAGAATTCAAGGGCCAGCAGCTGTTCAACAGTATTTGGTTAATGAAATTCAAGAGGTTTACCGTCTACAAGGGGTAAAAATCAATGACAAACACTTTGAGGTTGTAATTCGTCAAATGATGCGTAAAGTTAAAGTTGAAGATCCAGGAGATACTCTATTCTTAGAAGATCAATTGATCCATACTAAAGACTTTATCCTTCAAAACGATAAATTATACGGAATGAAAGTGGTTGAAGATGCTGGAGATTCTTCAGTATTGAAACCAGGTCAGATTATTACACCTCGTGAATTACGTGATGAAAATTCATTATTGAAACGTACAGATAAAAATCTTGTTGTAGCAAGAGATGTAATTACTGCAACTGCAACGCCAGTTCTTCAAGGTATTACAAGAGCTTCGTTACAAACTAAATCATTCATTTCTGCGGCTTCATTCCAGGAGACAACGAAAGTACTTAACGAAGCTGCTGTAGCTGGTAAAGTAGATGATTTAGAAGGATTAAAAGAAAATGTAATTGTTGGACACAGAATTCCTGCAGGAACTGGTATGAGAGAATACGATCATACAATCGTAGGATCTAAAGACGATTACAACGAAATGATGGCAAATAAAGAAGAATACATTTATTAATTAGGAAACTATGAGTAATCCGAAACAACAACAAGAGCAAATTAACATTGAGTTAGACGAAACAATTGCAGAAGGAATTTATTCTAATCTCGCAATCATTAATCACTCATCATCTGAGTTTGTTTTAGATTTTGTGAGTATTATGCCCGGGATTCCTAAAGCCAAGGTAAAGTCAAGAATTGTTTTGACACCACAACATGCTAAAAGATTATTAAGAGCAATAGGTGAAAATATCCATAGATTTGAAGCCGCTCATGGCGAAATCAAAGAAACGGAACAAGCACCAATTCCCCTTAATTTTGGTCCTGCGGGACAAGCATAAATTCTAAAGCCCCATTTAATGGGGCTTTTTTTGTTTTAAATGCGAAGTTTTATATGTATTTTATCCGATTTATTTTACTTTAATCGACAAAATTTATTTTCGATAACATGTTAGGCTATATTTGCAATCCTATGAAGATAAATTTTTGAAATATAATGACTTAGTAAGGTTGATTTAATTCAAATTAAAAGAAAAGCGCTAATGAAATATTAGCGCTTTTTTTTATTTTCCAATTTTCCTTCATTATGTTTAAAGGATTATTTACCTGCTCTTTGGTGTTGTAAAGTATATCCATTAAACATTAATTCTTTTACTATCGTAGCTGCAGTTTTGTCAGAACTCATTTTATATTGTAACACACCAGAAGTGTCAGGTTTTACAGTAAAAACTTTACCGTCATAGGTTATAAATTGTTCATATAAAAAACCATCATAACCAGGATGTTTACTGCTCATGTTGTACCAAGTTGCCGTTAAGTTACCATCTAGATCAAATATTTCATATTTTTGAATTCCCATGCCTGTTGTTGCAGCAATTTTTATTGTACCAATATTTTTATTGTTAGGGTCTTTTGAAGCTGCACTGTATATGGATCCTGAATCATCGATTGTTATTTGGTATCCATCCATACGTTTTTGTTTCTCTATCCCTGCAGTTGCTTCTTCTTTAATTTTGTTTGAAACTCCAGAAGCTTCACCATTTATAAAACTTTCAATAGCATCAATATTTAGTCCCTCTACACTTAGAAAACCTTTATCTATAAATGCTTCCATAGCACTTTTTTGCTGATTTAGTGGGTTAAATTTTTTATAATCAACTTCATTTGTTTTTCCTGTTTTTGTGCTCTTTAAAACCATCCATCTTTTACCAGAAGATTCTAAGAATTTAAGTTCGGCGCTTACTGTATATTGTTTGTCTAAGCTTAAAATTTGGAAATTTGGTTTCTTACCTTCCATGTAGGCAACTACTTTTTCATCAATTTTAACTTCATTGTTTTTTACTTTGATTTCTTGTGCAGTGGCACAAATAGTAAAGATTATTGCAGTAAGTGAGCAAAGGATTTTTTTCATTTCTAAAAATTTGATTTAGTGTTATAATTTTAATTTTGGCAAAAATAGATTTTTTTTAAATAAAAATACTATTAAAATTATTTGTATAAGCAACGGATTAAGTTGATAAAAAGGAATAAAAAAAGGCTGTTTAATTTTTTTAAACAGCCTTTTTTTATTCCAATAAAATATTTTGTTAGTCGAACTCCGATGTGAAGAATAATTTCACGCTAGGATATTTACTCTGTGTCATTTGAATTGTGAAATCAGAATCTGCTAAGAATACTAATTGACCGTATTTATCATGAGCCAAGAATTTTTGTTTGATACGTTTAAATTCTTTGAATTCTTCATTTTTAGCGTCATCAGGTTTAACCCAGCAAGCTTTATGAACTGGGAAGTTTTCATAAGTACATTTTGCTCCGTATTCATGCTCTAAACGATATTGAATAACTTCGTACTGAAGCGCTCCAACAGTTCCAATAACTTTACGATTATTCATTTCTAAAGTAAATAACTGAGCAACACCTTCATCCATTAACTGATCAACACCTTTTTCTAATTGCTTAGCTTTCATAGGATCAGCATTATTGATATATCTAAAGTGCTCTGGAGAGAAACTCGGAATTCCTTTAAAGCTCATTATTTCGCCTTCAGTTAAAGTATCTCCAATTTTAAAGTTTCCAGTGTCGTGTAGACCAACAATATCACCAGGATACGAAATATCTACAATTTCTTTTTTCTCAGCAAAAAATGCGTTTGGACTAGAGAATTTTAAATTTTTCTTTTGACGAACGTGATAGTAAGGTTTATTTCTTTCGAAAGTTCCTGAAACGATTTTAATAAAAGCTAAACGGTCACGGTGTTTTGGATCCATATTGGCGTGGATTTTGAAAACAAATCCAGACATTTTTTCTTCTGTAGGTTCAACGGTGCGAGTCTCAGAATCTTTTGCTCTTGGAGACGGAGCGGTAGTGATGAAACAATCCAATAGTTCACGAACTCCAAAGTTATTTAAAGCAGACCCAAAGAAAACCGGCTGGATTTTTCCATCTAAATAGTCCTGACGTTCAAATTTTGGATAAACTTCATCAATCAATTCTAGTTCTTCACGAAGTTTATTAGCTGCTTTTTCTCCCACAATTTTATCCAATTCCGGGTTGTTTTGTACATCAGAAAAAGCAATTGTTTCTTCAATGTTTTTACGGCTGTCTCCGCTGAAAAGATTGATGTTTTCTTCCCATAAATTGTAAATTCCTTGGAAATCATAACCCATTCCAATCGGGAAACTTAGAGGCGTAACTTTTAAACCTAACTTTTGTTCCACTTCATCCATCAAATCAAAAGCATCTTTACCTTCACGGTCTAATTTGTTGATGAAAACAATCATAGGAATGTTACGCATTCTACAAACAGCTACTAATTTTTCAGTTTGTTCCTCAACCCCTTTCGCTACGTCAATTACAACGATTACACTGTCAACAGCAGTTAAAGTTCTAAAAGTATCTTCAGCAAAATCCTTGTGACCAGGTGTATCGAGGATGTTGATTTTTTTATCTTTATAATTAAAAGCAAGTACAGAAGTCGAAACCGAGATACCTCTTTGGCGTTCGATTTCCATAAAATCACTCGTTGCTCCTTTTTTAATTTTGTTATTTTTTACCGCTCCCGCTTCCTGAATAGCTCCTCCAAATAACAGTAATTTTTCTGTTAAGGTAGTCTTACCGGCATCGGGATGCGAGATAATTCCAAATGTTCTTCTGCGTTGTATTTCTTTTAAAAAGCTCATATTTCGTATAAATAGGTTGCAAAAGTACTATTAAATACGACTTTATAAAAATATTCACTTCTTAAATTTGGAAGTCTTTATTATTAAGGTGGCTTTTTAGAAAAAAATAAGGCTGTTTTGCAACAGCCCTAAGTAGTCATTTTTAAAATTACTGATTAATTGACCAAATTGAATATCCTTTTGGAGGACATTGTATTTTTACCCATTTATCGGCTTGTGTAGTTGGATACCAAGAAGAATTTCCTGTAAAATCTTTTATTTGGGTGTTAGCCCAATTCGTCTGAATCCATCTTTCCTGCCAAACATCTGAATTATTAATGTAAACAACCAAACCAGGATTTCCATTGTAACCATTTCTTCTTGCCACATATTCATCATTATCAGAATATAAAATAGAAGTCGTTCCTGTGGCTTTGTTGTTATGGATCCAGATTAGATTGTTCAGTTTGTTCTTGTCCAGCCATTCTTCATAATCTCTGTAAAAGATTGTTGGATAGCCTTCATGCGTTAATATATACGAGTACGCTAACATTTTGCTCCAAATTTCATCAGTATCATGATTGGTTACAAAAGTTACGGCTTTGTACGGATTTCGTTTCCACATCATATCATCGTTCAAAAGAGCAAGATTGTTTCCATCAAAAGCATCATTCATTTTGTAATAACACGCAAAGTCAAATACTGAACTGTTGGCACTGTTTGCCCAGTCATTTAAAACGTTTACATTCGAATCCCATAATTCTCCAACAGAAAATCCTCCAACGTTGGCATTCCATGCATTCACAACCCAAGCACCGAAGCCTTTAACATAATCAAATCTCCAGCCATCAAATTTCATAGTATTTTTATAGTATTTACCAACCCCATCAGCTCTAATCCATAACCAGTCTTTTACGTAAGGATCTGCATGGCATAAATCAGGAAATCCTCCAAATGAGCCTTCATCATTATTGCCATAGTTATTTTTGTAAAAATTAGCATAAGTCCTTTTAAATTTACCTGATGCAATTCCACTAAAATTAGTCCATGTATTAGTACCAGTAAAAGGGTTCGCTTCAGATTGTCCGCCGCTGTTGTGATTGATTACAATATCTGCATAAACTTTAATATTTTCATTATGGGCAGCTGTAATTAAACTTACCAACTCAGCTTTAGATCCAAAACGGGTTTCAGTACTTCCATTTTGATTGTAATCTCCAAAATCAAAGTAATCTGTAGGATCATATCCCATAGAAAAAGCTCCGTTCTGCGCTTTTGAAGCAGGTGGAAGCCAAATAGATCCAATTCCGGCATTACCCCATGCGATTACTTTACTGCTTACAGTGTTCCACCAATTTCCTCCTGCAGGAACATCCCAGTAAAAAGCTTGCATCATAACACCTCCACCAGGATTGTCAATATATTTTCCCGTAAACGAAGAATTTGAAGTTCCTGTACTAAAAGGTTTTCCATCGTGATGCGTAACATCGATCATTTTAAATTTTTGACTTTCCGCTCTTGCGTCAGTTTCATTGATTTCAGTTTGAGAGCATGAATACAATAATCCGGAGATTATAATTACCATGCATAGTTTTGCAATAGGTTTTTTCATAATAGATTGTGGTTTCGTTAAATAGTTTTTTTGTAATTAGTAATTTATTTTATGCTAAAAACAGAGATATTGTCATTTTTAGACGTCGTAAATTGATAATTACGTATCTAAAGTATGTTTTTTTTGATGCGGTTTTAATTTGTGAGAAAATTACTTTTAACGAAAACGTTGTAGTGTTGAGAAGTTTTTTTTATATCGCTTATAATTAGTATTTTATTTAAACAATAAATCAGTTCATCAGAAAGTTTTAGCTGGTTTCTAATGAACACTAATTGAAGAAGATCTCAGTATCCCATAATTTTTTGTTAATAGTATATCAGATAGTTGTATTATGTAATTGAATTGTTATTTTTGTTCGTTATAAGTTAGAAAAAGAACTATACTTGAATTATTTATGTTTAAGACATACTAATTTGGGAGGATTATCTAAAAACAGGCTTACATTCAAATAAAATTTAAAATAATGTTATTAAAAAAGTTCCAGCTAAAAACAATTGACTACAAGTTTGCTTTAGCAATTTGTTTTTTCCTTTTTTGCGCTCCATTTATCACAGCACAAGAAATAATTCCCGATGTTGTTGCTCAGAAGCCAGTTGAAGCACCTACTGGTGGGAAATTAAAAATCGACGGAATTATTGCAACCGTGGGAGATTATATTGTTTTAGATTCTGATATTGACAAAGGGTTTTTAGAAATTACTGCGCAAGGAGGATCTATAAAAGATATTACTAGATGTCAAATGCTTGGGAAACTTTTAGAAGATAAATTATATGCTCACCAAGCAATTCAAGATAGTATTATTGTGAGTGATGCCGAAGTAAGAGGTATGATGGAAGAGCGTTTGAATTACATGACGCAACAAGTAGGTGGAGATATCAATAAAGTGGTTGAATATTATAAAAAAAGTTCTGTAGAGGAATTTAAAACTTATTTTGCAGACATCTTGAAAGAGCAGAAACTTGCTCAGGAAATGAGAGATAAGATTATTAAAGATGTTGAAATTACGCCAGAGGAAGTTCGTAATTTCTTTAAGAAAATACCAAAAGAGGATTTGCCAACTTTTGGAGCTGAAATGGAAGTAGCACAGATCGTTGTGGAACCTAAAATCTCAGCAGAGGACAAGAAGAAAGTTATTGATAGATTAAATTCTATAAGACAAGATGTATTGGATGGATCTAGCTTTGCTACAAAGGCCGTTTTATATTCTCAAGATCCTGGATCTTCTCCAAATGGAGGTTATTATAAAATGACAAGAAAAACTCCGTTTGTAAAAGAATTCAAAGATGTTGCTTTTAGTTTGCAGGCAGGAGAAATTTCACAGCCATTTGAAACTACTTTTGGTTTTCATATCATTATGGTGGAG
This portion of the Flavobacterium panacagri genome encodes:
- the rpoC gene encoding DNA-directed RNA polymerase subunit beta' yields the protein MMNNRNNKDKNPVKRFNKISIGLASPESILKESRGEVLKPETINYRTHKPERDGLFCERIFGPVKDFECACGKYKRIRYKGIICDRCGVEVTEKKVRRDRVGHINLVVPIAHIWYFRSLPNKIGYILGLPSKKLDMIIYYERYVVIQAGIAKNADGESLQRLDFLTEEEYLNILDTLPQENQYLDDLDPNKFVAKMGAECIMDLLARIDLDALSYELRHSANNETSKQRKTEALKRLQVVESFRESNENRENRPEWMIMKVVPVIPPELRPLVPLDGGRFATSDLNDLYRRVIIRNNRLKRLMEIKAPEVILRNEKRMLQESVDSLFDNTRKASAVKTESNRPLKSLSDSLKGKQGRFRQNLLGKRVDYSARSVIVVGPELKLYECGLPKDMASELYKPFVIRKLIERGIVKTVKSAKKIIDKKEPVVWDILENVIKGHPVLLNRAPTLHRLGIQAFQPKLIEGKAIQLHPLVCTAFNADFDGDQMAVHLPLGPEAILEAQLLMLASHNILNPANGAPITVPSQDMVLGLYYMTKERISTEDHKIIGQDLTFYSAEEVNIALNEGRLELNARVKIRAKDFNDAGELVYKIIQTTAGRVLFNEVVPEAAGYINDVLTKKNLRDIIGHILSVTDVPTTAAFLDNMKDMGYKFAFRGGLSFSLGDIRIPEQKTKLIADAREQVEGISTNYNMGLITNNERYNQVIDVWTSANAQLTELAMKNIREDQQGFNSVYMMLDSGARGSKEQIRQLTGMRGLMAKPKKSTAGGGEIIENPILSNFKEGLSILEYFISTHGARKGLADTALKTADAGYLTRRLHDVSQDVIVNIEDCGTLRGVEVAALKKNEEIVESLGERILGRVALQDVINPLTNEVMVQSGQQITEAIMRTIEASPIEKVEVRSPLTCEALKGICAKCYGRNLATGKMTQRGEAVGVIAAQSIGEPGTQLTLRTFHVGGVAGGISEESSIVTRFAGRLEIEDLKTVKGEDGEGNSVDIVVSRSTELKLVDEKTGIVLNTHNIPYGSSIFVGDGETVAKGTVICKWDPYNGVIVSEFTGKIAYEDLEQGQSFMVEIDEQTGFQEKVISEARNKKLIPTLLVYGKEGELIRSYNLPVGAHLMVENGEKIKAGKVLVKIPRRSSKAGDITGGLPRITELLEARNPSNPAVVSEIDGVVSFGKIKRGNREIVIESKFGEIKKYLVKLSSQILVQENDFVRAGVPLSDGAITPDDILRIQGPAAVQQYLVNEIQEVYRLQGVKINDKHFEVVIRQMMRKVKVEDPGDTLFLEDQLIHTKDFILQNDKLYGMKVVEDAGDSSVLKPGQIITPRELRDENSLLKRTDKNLVVARDVITATATPVLQGITRASLQTKSFISAASFQETTKVLNEAAVAGKVDDLEGLKENVIVGHRIPAGTGMREYDHTIVGSKDDYNEMMANKEEYIY
- a CDS encoding DUF3467 domain-containing protein; this encodes MSNPKQQQEQINIELDETIAEGIYSNLAIINHSSSEFVLDFVSIMPGIPKAKVKSRIVLTPQHAKRLLRAIGENIHRFEAAHGEIKETEQAPIPLNFGPAGQA
- a CDS encoding peptide chain release factor 3, encoding MSFLKEIQRRRTFGIISHPDAGKTTLTEKLLLFGGAIQEAGAVKNNKIKKGATSDFMEIERQRGISVSTSVLAFNYKDKKINILDTPGHKDFAEDTFRTLTAVDSVIVVIDVAKGVEEQTEKLVAVCRMRNIPMIVFINKLDREGKDAFDLMDEVEQKLGLKVTPLSFPIGMGYDFQGIYNLWEENINLFSGDSRKNIEETIAFSDVQNNPELDKIVGEKAANKLREELELIDEVYPKFERQDYLDGKIQPVFFGSALNNFGVRELLDCFITTAPSPRAKDSETRTVEPTEEKMSGFVFKIHANMDPKHRDRLAFIKIVSGTFERNKPYYHVRQKKNLKFSSPNAFFAEKKEIVDISYPGDIVGLHDTGNFKIGDTLTEGEIMSFKGIPSFSPEHFRYINNADPMKAKQLEKGVDQLMDEGVAQLFTLEMNNRKVIGTVGALQYEVIQYRLEHEYGAKCTYENFPVHKACWVKPDDAKNEEFKEFKRIKQKFLAHDKYGQLVFLADSDFTIQMTQSKYPSVKLFFTSEFD
- a CDS encoding alpha-amylase — protein: MKKPIAKLCMVIIISGLLYSCSQTEINETDARAESQKFKMIDVTHHDGKPFSTGTSNSSFTGKYIDNPGGGVMMQAFYWDVPAGGNWWNTVSSKVIAWGNAGIGSIWLPPASKAQNGAFSMGYDPTDYFDFGDYNQNGSTETRFGSKAELVSLITAAHNENIKVYADIVINHNSGGQSEANPFTGTNTWTNFSGIASGKFKRTYANFYKNNYGNNDEGSFGGFPDLCHADPYVKDWLWIRADGVGKYYKNTMKFDGWRFDYVKGFGAWVVNAWNANVGGFSVGELWDSNVNVLNDWANSANSSVFDFACYYKMNDAFDGNNLALLNDDMMWKRNPYKAVTFVTNHDTDEIWSKMLAYSYILTHEGYPTIFYRDYEEWLDKNKLNNLIWIHNNKATGTTSILYSDNDEYVARRNGYNGNPGLVVYINNSDVWQERWIQTNWANTQIKDFTGNSSWYPTTQADKWVKIQCPPKGYSIWSINQ
- a CDS encoding peptidylprolyl isomerase, with the protein product MLLKKFQLKTIDYKFALAICFFLFCAPFITAQEIIPDVVAQKPVEAPTGGKLKIDGIIATVGDYIVLDSDIDKGFLEITAQGGSIKDITRCQMLGKLLEDKLYAHQAIQDSIIVSDAEVRGMMEERLNYMTQQVGGDINKVVEYYKKSSVEEFKTYFADILKEQKLAQEMRDKIIKDVEITPEEVRNFFKKIPKEDLPTFGAEMEVAQIVVEPKISAEDKKKVIDRLNSIRQDVLDGSSFATKAVLYSQDPGSSPNGGYYKMTRKTPFVKEFKDVAFSLQAGEISQPFETTFGFHIIMVEKIKGQEVELRHILISPTVSEAALKEAKERITNIRNKIVGNEISFADAARTESDEKETRANGGTLVNPTTQDTRFELTKMDPTLYSQVSNLKGNEVSQPILNTDDKGKKTYKLITVTNRIEDHTADYAKDYTKIKELALKEKQINAIAKWFDNKIKDTYIKIIGEYKECEFANNWLKK